The window caaacatcaaatacctcaacctccaagatgaaattctgaggcatttcattcctcctgCTGATGTTCCCTTGTCTCTGACATGTGTCGCAAGTAGACACGAACCGCTGCGCATCTCTGAACATGGTAGGCCACCAATAACCCGCTTGAAGAGCTTTGGACACGgttttgaaagtagcaaagtgtccagcatagggtgagctatggcaatgaaacaagactccaggaacctcctcctcagtcacacacctcctgaaaacaccatcacacacctcctgaaaacaccatccgagcaatgcctatagaggtaaggctcatcccaaaaaTACCGCCTAATGTCTTttaggaacttcttcttcttgttctccacaaactcagtaggttctttctctgctgctaggtagtttgcatactctccaaaccaaggaaaactcGGCTGTTTGTTGGTGTCGATTGCCTTGCACGGGGTTTTCAgagcatgtgctcccaggcggagcatgtgctcggcggGATCAAAGGTGACGATCgagtaaacatgttcttcaggaaggctatcatccaagggtagctcttcttctatcctcattcttgatAAGTGATCTGCAACTCCATTCTCAATtcccttcttgtctttaatctccaagtcaaactcttgaagcaacaaaatccaacggagcagccttggttttgcatccttcttggtcagtagatacctcaatgctgcatgatcagtgtgaacaaccactttggaaccaacaaggtatgatcggaacttctcaaaagcaaacacaaccgctaaaagttctttctcggttgtagcgtacttgcactgagcctcatccaaggtgcggctggcatagtatatcacgtgcagcttcttgtcttttctctgtccCAGAACTTCTCCCACGGCATAATCACTCGCATCAGTCATGATCTCAAAGGGAAGGTCCCAATCTGGCGGTTGTACAATTGGAGCTCTAACCAAATCTCCTTTGATCGTGTGAAAGGCCTCCAAGCAAGCATAATCGAAATCAAACTTCACTTCCTTACACAACAGCTGGGTaagtggtcttgctatcttggagaaatccttaATGAACCGTCTGTAGAAACCGGCNNNNNNNNNNNNNNNNNNNNNNNNNNNNNNNNNNNNNNNNNNNNNNNNNNNNNNNNNNNNNNNNNNNNNNNNNNNNNNNNNNNNNNNNNNNNNNNNNNNNNNNNNNNNNNNNNNNNNNNNNNNNNNNNNNNNNNNNNNNNNNNNNNNNNNNNNNNNNNNNNNNNNNNNNNNNNNNNNNNNNNNNNNNNNNNNNNNNNNNNNNNNNNNNNNNNNNNNNNNNNNNNNNNNNNNNNNNNNNNNNNNNNNNNNNNNNNNNNNNNNNNNNNNNNNNNNNNNNNNNNNNNNNNNNNNNNNNNNNNNNNNNNNNNNNNNNNNNNNNNNNNNNNNNNNNNNNNNNNNNNNNNNNNNNNNNNNNNNNNNNNNNNNNNNNNNNNNNNNNNNNNNNNNNNNNNNNNNNNNNNNNNNNNNNNNNNNNNNNNNNNNNNNNNNNNNNNNNNNNNNNNNNNNNNNNNNNNNNNNNNNNNNNNNNNNNNNNNNNNNNNNNNNNNNNNNNNNNNNNNNNNNNNNNNNNNNNNNNNNNNNNNNNNNNNNNNNNNNNNNNNNNNNNNNNNNNNNNNNNNNNNNNNNNNNNNNNNNNNNNNNNNNNNNNNNNNNNNNNNNNNNNNNNNNNNNNNNNNNNNNNNNNNNNNNNNNNNNNNNNNNNNNNNNNNNNNNNNNNNNNNNNNNNNNNNNNNNNNNNNNNNNNNNNNNNNNNNNNNNNNNNNNNNNNNNNNNNNNNNNNNNNNNNNNNNNNNNNNNNNNNNNNNNNNNNNNNNNNNNNNNNNNNNNNNNNNNNNNNNNNNNNNNNNNNNNNNNNNNNNNNNNNNNNNNNNNNNNNNNNNNNNNNNNNNNNNNNNNNNNNNNNNNNNNNNNNNNNNNNNNNNNNNNNNNNNNNNNNNNNNNNNNNNNNNNNNNNNNNNNNNNNNNNNNNNNNNNNNNNNNNNNNNNNNNNNNNNNNNNNNNNNNNNNNNNNNNNNNNNNNNNNNNNNNNNNNNNNNNNNNNNNNNNNNNNNNNNNNNNNNNNNNNNNNNNNNNNNNNNNNNNNNNNNNNNNNNNNNNNNNNNNNNNNNNNNNNNNNNNNNNNNNNNNNNNNNNNNNNNNNNNNNNNNNNNNNNNNNNNNNNNNNNNNNNNNNNNNNNNNNNNNNNNNNNNNNNNNNNNNNNNNNNNNNNNNNNNNNNNNNNNNNNNNNNNNNNNNNNNNNNNNNNNNNNNNNNNNNNNNNNNNNNNNNNNNNNNNNNNNNNNNNNNNNNNNNNNNNNNNNNNNNNNNNNNNNNNNNNNNNNNNNNNNNNNNNNNNNNNNNNNNNNNNNNNNNNNNNNNNNNNNNNNNNNNNNNNNNNNNNNNNNNNNNNNNNNNNNNNNNNNNNNNNNNNNNNNNNNNNNNNNNNNNNNNNNNNNNNNNNNNNNNNNNNNNNNNNNNNNNNNNNNNNNNNNNNNNNNNNNNNNNNNNNNNNNNNNNNNNNNNNNNNNNNNNNNNNNNNNNNNNNNNNNNNNNNNNNNNNNNNNNNNNNNNNNNNNNNNNNNNNNNNNNNNNNNNNNNNNNNNNNNNNNNNNNNNNNNNNNNNNNNNNNNNNNNNNNNNNNNNNNNNNNNNNNNNNNNNNNNNNNNNNNNNNNNNNNNNNNNNNNNNNNNNNNNNNNNNNNNNNNNNNNNNNNNNNNNNNNNNNNNNNNNNNNNNNNNNNNNNNNNNNNNNNNNNNNNNNNNNNNNNNNNNNNNNNNNNNNNNNNNNNNNNNNNNNNNNNNNNNNNNNNNNNNNNNNNNNNNNNNNNNNNNNNNNNNNNNNNNNNNNNNNNNNNNNNNNNNNNNNNNNNNNNNNNNNNNNNNNNNNNNNNNNNNNNNNNNNNNNNNNNNNNNNNNNNNNNNNNNNNNNNNNNNNNNNNNNNNNNNNNNNNNNNNNNNNNNNNNNNNNNNNNNNNNNNNNNNNNNNNNNNNNNNNNNNNNNNNNNNNNNNNNNNNNNNNNNNNNNNNNNNNNNNNNNNNNNNNNNNNNNNNNNNNNNNNNNNNNNNNNNNNNNNNNNNNNNNNNNNNNNNNNNNNNNNNNNNNNNNNNNNNNNNNNNNNNNNNNNNNNNNNNNNNNNNNNNNNNNNNNNNNNNNNNNNNNNNNNNNNNNNNNNNNNNNNNNNNNNNNNNNNNNNNNNNNNNNNNNNNNNNNNNNNNNNNNNNNNNNNNNNNNNNNNNNNNNNNNNNNNNNNNNNNNNNNNNNNNNNNNNNNNNNNNNNNNNNNNNNNNNNNNNNNNNNNNNNNNNNNNNNNNNNNNNNNNNNNNNNNNNNNNNNNNNNNNNNNNNNNNNNNNNNNNNNNNNNNNNNNNNNNNNNNNNNNNNNNNNNNNNNNNNNNNNNNNNNNNNNNNNNNNNNNNNNNNNNNNNNNNNNNNNNNNNNNNNNNNNNNNNNNNNNNNNNNNNNNNNNNNNNNNNNNNNNNNNNNNNNNNNNNNNNNNNNNNNNNNNNNNNNNNNNNNNNNNNNNNNNNNNNNNNNNNNNNNNNNNNNNNNNNNNNNNNNNNNNNNNNNNNNNNNNNNNNNNNNNNNNNNNNNNNNNNNNNNNNNNNNNNNNNNNNNNNNNNNNNNNNNNNNNNNNNNNNNNNNNNNNNNNNNNNNNNNNNNNNNNNNNNNNNNNNNNNNNNNNNNNNNNNNNNNNNNNNNNNNNNNNNNNNNNNNNNNNNNNNNNNNNNNNNNNNNNNNNNNNNNNNNNNNNNNNNNNNNNNNNNNNNNNNNNNNNNNNNNNNNNNNNNNNNNNNNNNNNNNNNNNNNNNNNNNNNNNNNNNNNNNNNNNNNNNNNNNNNNNNNNNNNNNNNNNNNNNNNNNNNNNNNNNNNNNNNNNNNNNNNNNNcgggcagagtcccaggagGTCTTTTCATGgcttcagcagtctgtgcaacctgaacatcaagcttcttcacatgtgacattactgcctcatacttcccattaaggtcattgtacatggtatcgaccTNNNNNNNNNNNNNNNNNNNNNNNNNNNNNNNNNNNNNNNNNNNNNNNNNNNNNNNNNNNNNNNNNNNNNNNNNNNNNNNNNNNNNNNNNNNNNNNNNNNNNNNNNNNNNNNNNNNNNNNNNNNNNNNNNNNNNNTCATATCCCCCAGCTGGAGATCGATCgctcccccttgcacatctataATCGCACCAGCTGTGCATAAGCATGATCTATCCAAGATCAGGGGGtcacgtggttcttcttcaagttccagaaccacaaagtctgctggtataagcgtgtcccctatctggacatgtaaatcctccaacactcctatggggcgcttggtggatctatccGCGAATACTAACGAAATCCGTGTAGACTTGAACTTCGTGTATCCCAGCCTTTTAGCCACTGAGTACGACATAAGGTTCACACTGGAACCTAGATCACAgagggagtttgcaaaaatcgttttaccgaTTCTCACGGATAAGACAAATTGCCCTGGGTAACctctcttctttagcactttgttttgcagcacagcactgcactctcttgaaaccatcatcacgttctcttcctctgacactctccCAGAAACNCTTGCGTGCTCAGAGGCGGCAAGATATTGTTTCAGCCTCTGTCCATTCACCACAAATTCTCCTCCTtttgtgtccagcaacacaaATGCCCCATATGGTCTAATCTCCTTGATGGTGAAGGGTCCGGACCATCGTGATCTTAGCTTTCCGGGAAACAGTTTCAGCCTAGAGTTGAACAACAAGACTTGATCATTAGGAGCAAAGGTCCTAGTGAGGATCCGCTTGTCATGGTAGGCTTTGGTACGCTCCttgtagagttttgagttttcataggCGAGGTGCCTAATCTCCTCTAGCTCATGCAGTTGCATCTTCCTCCTTTCATGGGCGCTCTTAGTGTCAAAGTTCAGCATTTTNNNNNNNNNNNNNNNNNNNNNNNNNNNNNNNNNNNNNNNNNNNNNNNNNNNNNNNNNNNNNNNNNNNNNNNNNNNNNNNNNNNNNNNNNNNNNNNNNNNNNNNNNNNNNNNNNNNNNNNNNNNNNNNNNNNNNNNNNNNNNNNNNNNNNNNNNNNNNNNNNNNNNNNNNNNNNNNNNNNNNNNNNNNNNNNNNNNNNNNNNNNNNNNNNNNNNNNNNNNNNNNNNNNNNNNNNNNNNNNNNNNNNNNNNNNNNNNNNNNNNNNNNNNNNNNNNNNNNNNNNNNNNNNNNNNNNNNNNNNNNNNNNNNNNNNNNNNNNNNNNNNNNNNNNNNNNNNNNNNNNNNNNNNNNNNNNNNNNNNNNNNNNNNNNNNNNNNNNNNNNNNNNNNNNNNNNNNNNNNNNNNNNNNNNNNNNNNNNNNNNNNNNNNNNNNNNNNNNNNNNNNNNNNNNNNNNNNNNNNN is drawn from Camelina sativa cultivar DH55 chromosome 1, Cs, whole genome shotgun sequence and contains these coding sequences:
- the LOC104708997 gene encoding uncharacterized protein LOC104708997; the encoded protein is MLNFDTKSAHERRKMQLHELEEIRHLAYENSKLYKERTKAYHDKRILTRTFAPNDQVLLFNSRLKLFPGKLRSRWSGPFTIKEIRPYGAFVLLDTKGGEFVVNGQRLKQYLAASEHAXVSGRVSEEENVPV